The following DNA comes from Podarcis raffonei isolate rPodRaf1 chromosome 10, rPodRaf1.pri, whole genome shotgun sequence.
ggaaaatgaagcgggacctcagacggctagagcgtgtatggcggggtgcccgtgacggagcctcaagaacatcttatagggtttttatgaaaaccctttgagatggcagtgaaggccgctaagaagtcttacttctcggcctccattgcatccgctagctctcgcccggcgcaattatttagtataattaggtctttaacatcccttgaaggacagccaaatttaaataacaatctgacacacagctgtgaggcatttgcgagcttttttgcggagaaggtcctgttgctccgccatgacctccctgccaatttggatacaataaaggaactggaggaccctcgactgtcctcgggtccagtattggaccactttgaccggatatccccagccgatgtggacagactcctccgagctggaaagcccaccacctgtcctcttgacccgtgcccgtcttgactgattagagcgtgtccagacgaggtgcgggcccccctaggggatatcatcaatgtgtcccttggcaccgggacattcccaggggaactgaaggaggcagtggtgcgcccgcttttaaagaaaacatcattagatcccttagatctatccaattaccgcccggtttcgattcttccattcctgggtaaggtgattcagagagcggttgctgaacagcttggtaggtttctggatgaaacatcggctctggatccattccagtccggcttccgcgctggtcatgggaccgagacggctctggtcgccctaacagatgatctccgcaggcattATGGTATTGGAGGTAATCACGAACAAAATAAGAGTAACACCAGAGATTCAAGGGATCAAAGTAGGAACGAAAGAATACAAACTAAAAGCGTACTCAGATGATTTGATGTTATCCTTAGAAGAGCCGCAAAAAAGTGTTAGTAAGGCTTTGGAAATACTAGAAGAGTATGGCAAACTATccggttttaagttaaataaattaaagacaatAATGTTGACCAAAAATTTGGGaaaagatgaaagagaaaaattagAGATACAGAATGGAATCAaggtggttaaaaaaataaaatatttgggaatttggctaACTACAAAAAACATAAATTTAATTCAGGACAATTATTTTACAAcatggaaggaaattaaaaaagatCTAGATACGTGGAACAGAGTAAAACTTTCATGGTCGGGAAGGATGGCGGCAATAAAAATGAACATACTCCCCAAAATGTTATTTCTATTCCAAAACATTCCAGTGATTAGAGGTTCCACAAtgtttaaagattggcaaaaaactttcgaaatttatatggcaagggaaaagaccgagaattagattcaaattactCACAGATCGGAAAGAATGAGGGGGATTCTTGGTGCCAAACCTGAAATTATATTTCGAAGCCTCCTGCCTTTGCTGGATCAAGGATTGGATTAATTTGGAAAACACTGACCTGCTAGACCTAGAAGGCTTCAACAACCGATTCGGTAGGCATGCCTATTTGTGGCTAAATAAAGAAAAGGTACATAAAGGTTTTTCAAACCATATTATCAGAGGGCCACTATATGAAGTTTgggagaaaaattaaaaactcttggaatggaaaacaccctggtggCTATCACCAATTGACATACTAACAACCAAAAAAGCAAACATGGAAGGAGAAAGACTGACCTATGAAGACCTACTGATAAGATCAGAAAGCGGATGGAAATTGAGAACATATGAGGAGTTGAAAGATAAACTAACAGGCTGGCTGCAATTtcatcaaataaatgcagtatggaaggaagacaaaaaagtagggataaatgagaaaaaaatctaaatttcagATAGAAATAATTGAAGGCAAAACCAAGttactatctaaaatgtataacatattattagaatgggacactaaagatgaagaaataaaggaggtCATGACAAAATGGGCAATGGACTTGGGATACAATATAGAATATGATAAGTGGTTGAAATTATGGAGCAGTGGAATGAAATTCCCAGCATGCATCACGCTCAGAGAAAATTtggaaaaaatgatgtataggtggtacatcacACCGGCAAaactagggaaaatgtacaaaacaggaaataaggcttgctggaagtgtaaaatcaaagaaggcactttctaccatatgtggtggacctgtgaaaaaatgAAGAAGTTCTGGGAacttatttataatgagttaaaaaaaatatgtaaatacaCCTTCCctaaaagaccagaagccttcttattaggtataattggggatgaaattaaaaaagaagataagacacTATTCCAATATGCAACAGTAGCGGCTAGAATAttaatagcacaaaattggaaaagccCAAACACCCCAACTATTAGagattggcaaacaaaattatttgaatatgttgAACTAGCAAAAATGACGcaaaaaattagaaaccaaaaaaatacaaagtttattagtgactggaataaatttatggtatatATTGAAGGAAACTATAGAAACTTAAAAACTACAGCAGGTTTGATATAAATCTTACGATGCGCAAACCATTAACAATTAATAgctgcagaaaaaagaaagaaattttattaagaagcccgaaatcgggagggaaggaggtcaatagGTGTGTAGTGGAAAGatttaaagatataaagatttaaagaagaagacaaagaactGTAATGGAAACTGATGCTACTTTTGTGTTATGTATGGATATTTCTTTTGAaattgttgatttgttttttgttttttcttttggttatttaagtgaaattcaataaaaagaaatttaaaaaatggtcagacatggtcgatcacgaactcctgcaCCACCGCCTTgctgacgtggggatccagggcacagtccttcaatggctgcgctcgtttctctctggtcggggacagagggtggcgcttggggggggaattgtcatcgcgccactccttggtgtgtggagtgcctcagggtgcgatactctccccaatgcttttcaacatctttatgtgccccctcacCCAGCtggtccggagttttgggctgggttgccatcagtatgccgatgacacccaactctatctgttgatggatggccatcctgactcggccccagacacactgaccagatgtttggaagctgtggctggatggttacgtgggagccggttgaagttaaatcctgcgaagacagaggtcctctggctgggacgggacgatatgggattgagggggcaactcccatctcttacgggggtgcaattagtgccagcaccgtccgttaagagtttgggtgtaatcttcgatacctccctctctatggaggcgcagattacagctataacaaagggggcattttttcatctccgccaagctaagcagttggccccttgcctctctcgccctgacctagccactgtgatccacgcgacggtcacctccagactggattattgtaactcgctctacgtggggctgcccttgagactgacccagaaactccagcgggtgcagaatgctgcagcgagactccttacggggtcttcgctgcgagatcacattcatccggtgctataccagctgcattggctcccggtggagtacaggatcaggtttaaggtgctggttttaacctttaaagccctatacggcctaggaccctcgcacctacgggaccgcctctcctggtatgccccacagaggaacctacgatCTGCAAATAAAagcatcctgaaggtcccaggccacagagaagttaggctggcctcaactagagccagggctttctcggctgcggctccaatctggtggaacactctgtcacaagagactagggccctgcgggacttgacatctttccgcagggcctgcaagacagagttgttccaccaggcctttggtcagggcgcagcctgactccctcctctggcaacctgcacagaattttgcttaacggttgccattaatttgattttaattaatttttataatgaaatgtttagaatgttggattatttgattgtttgattatttgatttttgttagccgccctgagcctggctttggctggggagggcgggatataaataaaatttattattattattattattattattattattattattaggtgtggTGAGGCAACCacatcaggtggcaggatccacaggggcagcagatcccgacGTAGAGCTTCATTCCCCACTTGTTCAccctctccttcttccctggtggggagggggggagcccgtttgtgttttgcctcaggtggcaaagtgTCGCGGGCGAGCCCTGCCCTCTTCAGTGAATTTTGCCTATATCCAGGttcagatttggggagggagagTAGCTGGAGTATATTGATACATGCTAATGCACTATTTTGGCATGTCCCAACAGAAGCCATGAGGCAGCGTAATCAAGCTATGAAGGATCGCTTTGAGGAGCTTTCCACATGGAGAGAGAAGCTGAAAGAAGAGCGGGAGTTCTATGAAACTAAATTCAAGGAAGCCAGGCAGTGCTTGGCAACCAAATGTGTAGAGAATGAAGCCCTGAAAGAGCAGCTCCAGActctggaagagagagaggaagggtccACAAAGGTAAATAAAACTATGagcgtgtgtgcatgcatgggGCACAGCTATAAAAACTGGCACAGCTagagaaacttttttttattgccggacaaacaacaacaacagcagagacACTGTGAATAGCTAACTGTCCAAGGCTGCAGTTGTAAGTGCAGTTCATATTCTTTATTACATTGATTTGTCACTAACTACATAAAATGCTTCCAAATGACTTGcacttttgttttgtgtgtgtgtagagacacacacacacacacacatatatatatatatatatacacacagttgtaccttggttcttgaacgtaatccgttctggaagtctgtttgacttccgaaacattcagaagccaaggcgcagcttccaattggctgcaggagcttcctgcgctcaactggaagctgcgtcggacgttcggcttctgaaaaaaagtcataaactggaacacttacttccgggttttcagtatTCAGGCGCCAAAACGTACGAgcgccaaggcatttgagaaccaaggtacaactgtaatgccAAAAGTTTAAAACAGATCAAAGGAATAAAACTGTAAGATTTACAATCTGCAATATTATAAAAGGGGAAGATAAACACATAGGCACTAGATGGCTGGAATAGAAAttttaatacaaataaataaggCGTCAGGGGCAGAGAGCTTGGGCTTATATGAACTCAATGTccagttattattgttattattgtttattgcatttatatagtgCCCTATACCCGGtggtctcagggcagctcacagaacaaaatcaaaatataaaaccacaatatatataatcaaaagaaaaacaacaatatatataatcaaaagaaaaacaacaactcaataacaaccccccccaacaagaaccacattttaaaagggcctaGTTAATATGTGGCACGTCCTTCACACTCTCCTTCTGTATCTCCTGGCCTCTCTAACCCTCTCCGTCTAAACTGCTTCTCCTAGGGATGCACAGTTTCCAAAAAGGAGATGGCCCAGGAGCTAGAGCAGCTGAGGATGCAAGTGGTGAAGCTGCAGGCTGAGAAGGCCGATCTGGTTGCCATCATTTCAGAGCTGCAGCTTAAACTCAACATTGGAACTGATGACTCATTTGTGGAGATCAGGATGCACGTAAGCGAGAGCTGTCCCTTCCCCCAGAGAAAAAAATGCATGGCAGGTGCTGTCGGTTGGTCTTTCTCATGATGTGGTGGGCCTGGAGCCAGTTGTGCAGTTGGGTAATCTCTGGGCTTCATTGACCTAGTGTTTTCCGTGTGTATTTTCTTAGATGATGTTAGAGGGAGATTAATGCAATGCATCACATAACTGCAACATGTCAGATTCAGAGTTGTCATGTTCTTCCCTTCCAATTTTCCACAGGAAGGAGAATTAAACGGAGGTGTGAAAGAAATTCAAGACCTTCGTGGCAAAACAACAAGGGATGCAGCTGCCTATGTGTAAGTAGAATTCCTGGGCTGCTCCTAATGGTAGATTTTGATTTGTGCTACCCTTCCTAGTCTTCTGTTAGAGAAAGGGATTTAAAACAAGAAGAGTGAAGTGCAACACTCCAGCTACTGCTCTGCTCTCTTCTATTTTGTCAAAATAGGAGCAGATCTCTGGAtgaagcaaaaaaaaagttgGAAACCGAAGAGTTGACTGTCAGCCAGCTTCTTCATTCCCTCAGGAGCGAGACCCAGAAGAGAGAAGCCTTGGAAAAGGAGCTCCAGGAGCAGAAGGAAAGGTGGCAGCCATCTATAGCTTATAATTATTGGGTTgaatccaacattagtcatactcagaggagacctattgaagttaatggacctcaggtggtcatgtccattaatttcaatgggtctaagcACTGTTAACGTTGAATGCAATCCATTTTCAGTGTTTTGATGTATAGACATGATCTCaaacaattacagtcatacctcaggttaaatgtacttcaggttgagcgttttcaggttatgctccgcggcaacccggaagtaacggagtgcgttacttctgggttccactgctcgcgcatgcgcagacgctcaaaatgacacttcaggatgcaaacagggctccagaacggatcccgttcgcatccagaggtaccactgtattgctcttAGTTCACTGGCAACTGTTTGTTCTACTCTGCAAGAGAGAATGCCCTGTAGCTGGAGTGGTTTTGACCTGTGCTACCTACACATTCCCCCAAATGCAGCAATCTTGTATTCTTGTGTTGACAGTGAACAGATTTCACAATGAATCCCACTTGCTTTAGGAGTGGAGAAGGGCTTCTGGAAAATATCATTGACTGTCGCATGTTCTTATGACCTTTCCCATCATGTCTATAGCAATATGACTTATATACTAATATGTTTAAATTGGGATTGGATTCTTCTGTTTCACAGAAttctgttagaaaataaaactgcagagaaAGGCACTCAGATGGaacatgaggaggaggaagtaaaAGAGAGAGCAGAAAGTGTAAGTGTGGCTCATTTATTAATGCACCATGCCAGACATGCTTGTTTGTTGGTAGCTTTTGGGTAGACTTGTCCTTCCTACGGATGGGCTTTAGAATGCTCGTCACCCAATGGGCAGAGTGAACTTTTGAAAGTTCTCATGCCTTCATTTGCACGCAGCTGCCCACTAATGCAAATGCTGATCTGGACCATTGTGTCTCAGAATATCTCACACATTCTGGGTGATGCTGTAAACTTGCCTCTGGGAAACTTGACAGGCAGAGTTCCAGGGCCTCATTGAGGCCTTACCCATGTAGACACCAAATGAGGGAGGTCAGGGGAGTTGGTGTGGCTTCCTCAAAGAGATTCATCTTCCCTCAAGCTAGGAACAATTGTTTGCTTGGTAGAAGCAGTTGGGAATGCAAATTGGTTTTGCAGAAGCTGCTTGCCCCATTATAGAAATGGCTCTTGTGCCTATCTTGCCTCTGCTGCAGACAAGAGGCTCTTTCTTATGTTTATGTTCAGAATATTTAAACTCAAATCTGCTACTAGTGACATGCTTTTCTGACTAATTATGCAAAAAACTAGAAGCATAATAGCAGGGCTGTATTGTTAATTCAGTCTGCAGTAAGTGTATGGACTCAACCTGTGTTTTTAGGTGGTTTTGCGTGTTTCTTGCAGGTGGGTGATGAAGTAGAGACTCTAAACCTACAAGTGTCTGCCCTGTTCAAAGAACTTCAGGAGACACATGCTAAATTAAAAGATGCTGAGATAATCCAGAAGAAGCTGCAAGAGAAGTAAGAGTGCTGTTGAATTACATATCAGAACAGGCATTTATATTTTCTTGAGGCAGAGCATCCCTCAAGGGATCAACCAGTTTCTGGCAGAGCATTTCTCTCCCTCCATTCACTCCTTGGTGAAGACCCCCCTGATCTCCTTCCCAGGTGCCAGGCTCTTGAGAGCCAGCAACATGGTGAAAGTGCTGGAGACCTGGatgagaagcagcagctgctgtaCACCATTAAGAAGCTGGAGCTTCAAGTGGAGAGCATGCAGTCAGAAATCAAGCTGGAGGAAGCCAGAGCAAACGAAGAGCAGTGAGTATGGGCTC
Coding sequences within:
- the OPTN gene encoding optineurin, which codes for MSKKPLNCLADNGQCSKTEVENGHPSVPPPPLGTSTVEEMVQQMKELITENNELKEAMRQRNQAMKDRFEELSTWREKLKEEREFYETKFKEARQCLATKCVENEALKEQLQTLEEREEGSTKGCTVSKKEMAQELEQLRMQVVKLQAEKADLVAIISELQLKLNIGTDDSFVEIRMHEGELNGGVKEIQDLRGKTTRDAAAYVSRSLDEAKKKLETEELTVSQLLHSLRSETQKREALEKELQEQKERILLENKTAEKGTQMEHEEEEVKERAESVGDEVETLNLQVSALFKELQETHAKLKDAEIIQKKLQEKCQALESQQHGESAGDLDEKQQLLYTIKKLELQVESMQSEIKLEEARANEEQQKFNTLQDAYSKLVPELTKAKQTVEELKDKEAERLNKATAEELIHRLDMAEEALAAKQFQIDEMKQTIARQEEELETVTILRAQMELYCSDFHAERAAREKIHEEKEQLAAQLAYLLTEKQDHEDLGRNMLAEMQTRHRLPSDQGQSHFSQGGTEDRVWQQQQRSVQIHSCPKCGMILPDMDTLQIHVMDCII